A genomic segment from Hyalangium minutum encodes:
- a CDS encoding lipoprotein, with amino-acid sequence MRTRLLLLTLAVLAGCSKQQDSTHLVNEVKQRLSERDARLRSYRLEGRMSEVGAEPLSFRFAYRAPQKMLGSLGAPFSRTFSWDGERLFEQSDADKRFTTFKNELAPEQRAGFLTETFAPFSPEGFRAPLLPVELSAKRASHPRAPEAVEVTGKVAQSPTESLQVTYTLRWPTLDFLGRQARLPDGTVIETRVEEEHCDEALKLCVPQKLTRWVKGEKAGETTLSKVELNPALPNDTFTLAAPEGYDVQTKTLVNSEQK; translated from the coding sequence ATGCGCACCCGCCTCCTGCTCCTCACCCTGGCCGTCCTCGCGGGCTGCAGCAAGCAGCAGGACTCCACCCACCTCGTGAACGAGGTGAAGCAGCGCCTCTCCGAGCGCGATGCCCGGCTGAGGAGCTACCGGCTGGAGGGGCGCATGAGCGAGGTGGGCGCCGAGCCGTTGTCCTTCCGCTTCGCCTACCGCGCGCCGCAAAAGATGCTGGGCTCGCTGGGCGCCCCCTTCTCGCGCACCTTCTCGTGGGACGGCGAGCGCCTCTTCGAGCAGAGCGACGCGGACAAGCGCTTCACCACCTTCAAGAACGAGCTGGCCCCCGAGCAGCGCGCCGGCTTCCTCACGGAGACGTTCGCGCCCTTCTCCCCCGAGGGCTTCCGCGCCCCGCTGCTGCCCGTGGAGCTGAGCGCGAAGCGGGCCTCGCACCCGCGCGCTCCGGAGGCCGTGGAGGTGACGGGCAAGGTGGCGCAGTCACCCACGGAGAGCCTGCAGGTGACGTACACCCTGCGCTGGCCCACCCTGGACTTCCTCGGCCGCCAGGCCCGCCTGCCCGACGGCACGGTGATCGAGACCCGCGTGGAGGAGGAGCACTGCGACGAGGCGCTCAAGCTCTGCGTCCCCCAGAAGCTCACACGCTGGGTGAAGGGGGAGAAGGCCGGCGAGACGACGCTCTCGAAGGTCGAACTCAACCCCGCCCTGCCCAACGACACGTTCACCCTCGCTGCCCCCGAGGGTTACGACGTGCAGACGAAGACACTGGTGAACTCCGAGCAGAAGTAG
- a CDS encoding HAD family hydrolase — MVQNVIFDVDGTLVDSVDEHAEAWRRAFLEFGRDVPFAHVRSQIGKGADQLIPVFFNDEELERFGKELDTYRSELFLKDFLPKIRSFPKVRELFQRLRKEGVKVALASSAKAEELKHYVKICRIEGLYEEATSKDDAEKSKPHPDIFEAAMKRLGKPDVNATVVVGDTPYDALAAGKIHLPTVGVLCGGFPADDLRAAGCRVLLKDPAELLARLEASPRNWPWGQEGLPAVPEDEESR, encoded by the coding sequence ATGGTGCAGAACGTCATCTTTGACGTGGATGGGACGCTGGTGGACTCGGTGGATGAGCATGCCGAGGCCTGGCGCAGGGCGTTTCTCGAGTTCGGCAGGGATGTGCCCTTCGCGCACGTGCGCAGCCAGATTGGCAAGGGCGCGGATCAGCTGATCCCCGTCTTCTTCAACGACGAGGAGCTGGAGCGCTTCGGCAAGGAGCTGGACACGTACCGCTCCGAGCTGTTCCTCAAGGACTTCCTCCCGAAGATCCGCTCCTTCCCCAAGGTGCGCGAGCTCTTCCAGCGGCTGCGCAAGGAGGGCGTCAAGGTGGCCCTGGCCTCCAGCGCCAAGGCGGAGGAGCTGAAGCACTACGTGAAGATCTGCCGCATCGAGGGCCTCTACGAGGAGGCCACCTCCAAGGACGATGCGGAGAAGAGCAAGCCGCACCCGGACATCTTCGAGGCGGCGATGAAGCGGCTCGGCAAGCCGGACGTGAACGCCACCGTGGTGGTGGGCGACACGCCCTATGACGCGCTGGCCGCTGGCAAGATCCACCTGCCCACCGTGGGCGTGCTGTGCGGGGGCTTCCCCGCGGATGACCTGCGCGCGGCAGGCTGCCGGGTGCTGCTGAAGGATCCGGCGGAGCTGCTCGCCCGCCTCGAGGCTTCTCCCCGCAACTGGCCCTGGGGCCAGGAGGGGCTGCCCGCGGTGCCCGAGGACGAGGAGTCTCGCTGA
- a CDS encoding lipid kinase: protein MIAPPRRRALEEGPAVLVVNTKSRTGKEAFEEARAALTARGVPLLSTHALSQLRHLKRVLDEAVSQGARRILVGGGDGTVSCAVSHLLGRDVTLGVVPLGTGNDFARSLGIPASVEEACDVIVQGYTARVDVGLANGRPFLNAASLGLATAIAKRLTQRLKQKMGKLAYPVAAATQLLEHQPFHVRLKTDEQALELDVLQLVVGNGRYHGAGNMVAPDAALDDRRLHVYAITAPSADSGREGTGLGQLADVATLARVALSLRSGHHVDHPAVTYLRTSRLEVDAEPVQEVNADGELIGHTPMRFEVVPSALRVYAPALVPETPAH from the coding sequence TTGATCGCGCCGCCGCGGCGCCGCGCCCTGGAAGAGGGGCCGGCCGTGCTGGTGGTGAACACCAAGTCTCGGACGGGCAAGGAGGCCTTCGAGGAGGCCCGGGCGGCGCTCACTGCTCGCGGTGTGCCGCTGCTCTCCACCCACGCGTTGTCCCAGCTCCGTCACCTGAAGAGGGTGCTGGATGAGGCGGTGTCCCAGGGCGCCCGGCGCATCCTGGTAGGCGGGGGCGATGGCACGGTGAGCTGTGCCGTGAGCCATCTGCTGGGCCGGGATGTGACGCTCGGGGTGGTGCCGCTCGGTACCGGCAACGACTTCGCGCGCTCGCTGGGCATTCCCGCCTCGGTGGAGGAGGCCTGCGACGTCATCGTCCAGGGCTATACGGCCCGGGTGGACGTGGGGCTGGCCAACGGGCGACCCTTCCTCAATGCGGCGAGCCTCGGGCTGGCCACGGCCATCGCCAAGCGGCTGACCCAGCGCCTCAAGCAGAAGATGGGCAAGCTTGCCTATCCCGTGGCTGCCGCCACGCAGCTGCTCGAGCACCAACCGTTCCACGTGCGGCTCAAGACCGACGAGCAGGCGCTGGAGCTGGATGTGCTGCAGCTCGTGGTGGGCAACGGGCGCTACCACGGTGCGGGCAACATGGTGGCGCCGGATGCGGCGCTCGATGATCGCCGCCTGCACGTGTACGCCATCACCGCGCCCTCGGCGGACTCGGGGCGCGAGGGCACCGGGCTGGGACAGCTCGCGGATGTGGCCACGCTGGCGCGTGTGGCGCTATCGCTGCGCAGCGGCCATCACGTGGATCACCCGGCGGTGACGTACCTGCGGACCTCGCGGCTCGAGGTGGATGCCGAGCCCGTCCAGGAGGTGAACGCGGACGGCGAGCTCATCGGCCATACACCGATGCGCTTCGAGGTCGTCCCCTCCGCACTCCGCGTGTACGCGCCCGCGCTCGTGCCGGAAACGCCGGCGCACTGA
- a CDS encoding carboxypeptidase regulatory-like domain-containing protein gives MSNRSRSPLVLALILGIVAALLLWWRPKHAADAPEAHASAPSASVPSSSGSSRASGSSAPGATQPLETPAAPSEGAFRVRVVASNQPVTGARVQTYLREAEDGTGQPAWRRASEGTTGQDGSVRLPASPGVYLISASAQGHAAARREVARPSGEAETLVELTLPAGAELRGRVIAAGRGEPVPLAELSLHPYMEAVWAGSQAVTLPEETALVTSDPQGRFTFSGLAPGRYALTASAVGFSKRSMRIVTVPSPGELEVQLWASSFLEGFVVGEDGQPVTGAEVLAQGGHTVPRTTTGSGGGFSLEVSNGTYVLAARQGERLGRLPHVLQVAPGETLKDLRITLGARSGLLGTVTATPEGTPVAGARLTASPSNQAGEVGSATTGSDGRYSLELPPGDYDVVVVAPGRTSALREALVIAPSQQLTVDFQLDGTGVVEGRVTDLEARPIAGAYVKASRMRGLSGLERSTRTDANGSYRLEGLELGATVVAARREQTEHWIKKPADVKPSSAAQVDFSLAETGIVQGQVRQASGAPLTQPALVRAESKSGSFGEFTYTDTDAEGRYQLELPAGVYRLVAVNPGARYVFSHEDDLSVTVPVGAAVVQDLSLSDDQGVRGTVLEPSGAPSPYATTVAIQRGDFAMALPVEADEEGHFIFPPRGPNAAPLDLIAHNAGRVGELSGAREDTEVTVHLRPAATLRGRVVARSGAAPTGFSLQLLQADGSVLPWLERGNPERTFSGTTFALYDAPALPLRVSVRTTDGRTGEAQVTLSPGQSTELEVPLTGGSASITGRAVWSGSNTPAEGVSIYLDKQLSGSSDAQTGPDGRFLLKDVKPGPHTVRAWASADGQPVTRTVKTASGEAVDLGDVLVTARKTASGTIGASFSEERGWVSVAWVKADGPAAHAGVRVGDRLLAVDGLVIRSRQEAEQRTKGAPGSPVQLRLQRSDGQEQQLQLTRAD, from the coding sequence GTGTCCAACCGTTCTCGCTCCCCCCTCGTCCTCGCGCTCATCCTGGGGATTGTGGCCGCGCTGCTGCTCTGGTGGCGACCCAAGCACGCTGCTGACGCCCCAGAGGCGCATGCGTCCGCCCCCAGCGCCTCGGTCCCCTCCTCTTCTGGAAGCTCCCGCGCCTCCGGCTCCTCGGCCCCGGGCGCCACACAGCCCCTGGAGACTCCAGCGGCTCCCTCGGAGGGTGCCTTCCGCGTGCGCGTGGTGGCCTCGAACCAGCCAGTCACAGGGGCTCGCGTCCAGACCTACCTGCGCGAGGCGGAGGATGGAACGGGACAGCCGGCCTGGCGCCGGGCGAGCGAAGGAACCACGGGCCAAGACGGCTCGGTGCGGCTGCCCGCGTCTCCCGGCGTCTATCTGATCAGCGCCTCCGCGCAGGGCCATGCCGCCGCGCGCCGGGAGGTGGCCCGGCCGTCGGGCGAGGCGGAGACGCTCGTGGAGCTCACGCTCCCAGCAGGGGCAGAGCTTCGGGGAAGAGTCATTGCCGCGGGCCGAGGCGAGCCCGTGCCGCTCGCGGAGCTCTCCCTCCATCCTTATATGGAGGCTGTGTGGGCCGGCTCTCAGGCCGTGACGCTTCCAGAAGAAACGGCGCTCGTCACGAGCGATCCCCAGGGCCGCTTCACCTTCTCCGGTCTGGCACCGGGCCGCTACGCGCTCACGGCTTCGGCGGTGGGGTTCAGCAAGCGCTCGATGCGCATCGTGACGGTGCCCTCGCCGGGTGAGCTGGAGGTCCAGCTGTGGGCCTCGAGCTTCCTCGAGGGCTTCGTGGTGGGCGAGGACGGTCAGCCCGTCACGGGCGCGGAGGTGCTGGCCCAGGGTGGCCACACGGTCCCTCGCACCACCACGGGCTCCGGGGGCGGCTTCTCGCTGGAGGTGTCCAACGGCACCTATGTCCTGGCGGCCCGGCAGGGAGAGCGCCTGGGGCGCCTCCCCCACGTCCTCCAGGTGGCCCCCGGCGAGACGTTGAAGGACCTGCGCATCACCCTGGGAGCTCGAAGTGGCCTGCTGGGAACGGTGACGGCCACACCAGAGGGAACCCCCGTGGCAGGTGCACGGCTGACAGCCAGTCCCTCGAATCAGGCGGGCGAAGTGGGCTCGGCCACCACGGGCTCGGATGGGCGGTACTCGCTGGAACTGCCACCGGGTGACTATGACGTGGTGGTGGTGGCTCCGGGCCGCACGAGCGCGCTGCGCGAGGCGCTCGTCATCGCTCCAAGCCAACAGCTCACGGTGGACTTCCAGCTAGACGGAACCGGCGTGGTGGAGGGCCGGGTGACCGACCTGGAGGCCCGGCCCATCGCGGGAGCCTACGTGAAGGCTTCTCGGATGCGCGGCCTCTCGGGGCTGGAGCGCTCCACCCGCACGGACGCGAATGGGTCATACCGGCTCGAAGGGCTGGAGCTGGGCGCGACGGTGGTGGCGGCCCGGCGAGAGCAGACCGAGCACTGGATAAAGAAACCTGCGGACGTGAAGCCGAGCTCGGCGGCACAGGTGGACTTCTCCCTGGCGGAGACGGGCATCGTGCAGGGACAGGTCCGGCAGGCCTCCGGCGCTCCTCTGACGCAGCCCGCGCTGGTGCGCGCCGAGTCCAAGAGCGGCAGCTTCGGGGAGTTCACCTATACGGACACGGACGCGGAGGGCCGCTACCAGCTCGAGCTGCCCGCGGGCGTCTACCGCCTCGTGGCGGTGAACCCGGGCGCCCGCTACGTCTTCTCGCACGAGGACGACCTGTCGGTGACGGTGCCCGTGGGTGCGGCGGTGGTACAGGACCTGTCGCTTTCGGATGATCAGGGCGTGCGGGGCACGGTGTTGGAGCCCTCTGGCGCCCCGAGCCCCTACGCCACGACAGTTGCGATCCAGCGCGGAGACTTCGCCATGGCCCTTCCCGTCGAAGCCGACGAGGAAGGCCACTTCATCTTCCCACCACGCGGGCCCAACGCGGCTCCGCTGGACCTGATCGCGCACAACGCGGGCCGGGTGGGCGAGCTGTCTGGAGCCCGCGAAGACACCGAGGTCACCGTCCACCTGCGCCCGGCGGCCACGCTCCGAGGCCGGGTGGTGGCTCGCAGCGGAGCGGCGCCCACGGGCTTCTCGCTCCAGCTGCTCCAGGCGGATGGCTCGGTGCTGCCGTGGCTGGAGCGCGGCAACCCGGAGCGCACCTTCTCAGGCACCACCTTCGCGCTGTACGACGCCCCGGCCCTGCCCCTGCGCGTGAGCGTTCGCACCACGGACGGGCGCACGGGCGAGGCACAGGTGACGCTATCGCCCGGCCAGAGCACGGAGCTCGAAGTGCCGCTCACGGGCGGCTCCGCCTCCATCACCGGGCGCGCGGTGTGGAGCGGCAGCAACACCCCGGCCGAGGGCGTCTCCATCTACCTGGACAAGCAGCTCTCCGGGAGCAGCGACGCCCAGACCGGGCCGGACGGACGCTTCCTCTTAAAGGATGTGAAGCCCGGACCGCACACCGTGCGGGCGTGGGCCTCGGCGGATGGCCAGCCGGTGACGCGAACGGTGAAGACGGCCTCGGGTGAGGCGGTGGACCTGGGAGACGTTCTGGTGACGGCGCGCAAGACCGCGTCCGGGACCATCGGCGCGAGCTTCAGCGAGGAGCGCGGCTGGGTGTCCGTGGCGTGGGTGAAGGCGGATGGCCCGGCAGCCCATGCCGGAGTGCGCGTGGGAGACCGGCTGCTGGCGGTGGATGGACTGGTGATTCGCAGCCGGCAGGAGGCCGAGCAGCGCACGAAGGGCGCCCCAGGCTCCCCTGTGCAGCTCCGCCTCCAACGCTCGGATGGGCAGGAGCAGCAGCTCCAGCTCACCCGAGCGGACTGA
- a CDS encoding potassium transporter Kup, with the protein MNPTPDSPRKLAMLALGALGIVYGDIGTSPLYALRECFTGTHGIPPTHAHVLGVLSLIFWALFVIISVKYLLFVMRADNRGEGGILALMALVMHRPQGMKEPRPGRPLLWMLGLFGAALLYGDGLITPAVSVLGAVEGLTVAAPFFEPFILPIALIIIVALFLVQRHGTGGIGIVFGPVMCLWFVVIAVLGVKELVINPSVLWALSPLHGVRFLSENGLQGYLVLGAVFLVVTGGEALYADMGHFGRRPIRLAWFALVLPALMLNYLGQGALLLRDPEAARNPFFLLAPKWGLYPLVALATVAAVIASQALISGAFSLTRQAMLLGYCPRMEVVHTSAEEKGQIFLPGLNWALMVGVVVLVLGFRSANALAGAYGIAVTGTMGITTMLTYVVARERWGVRRALALPMAGVFFVVDLAFFGANAVKVAEGGWFPLVLAVSIFTLMTTWKRGREILGAKMRAASMDLKDLLESLQGAHPPLRVPGTAVFMTSHPEGTPSALLHNLKHNKVLHEQVVLLTILFEDVPHVPPEERVEVEKLEQGFIRVIARYGFMDSPNVPDILKRGREQGLQFQLMSTSFFLGRETLIPTKQPGMARWREHLFAWMSRNARTATAFFRIPPNRVVELGAQVEL; encoded by the coding sequence ATGAATCCGACCCCCGACAGCCCCCGCAAGCTGGCCATGTTGGCCCTGGGGGCGTTGGGCATCGTCTACGGGGACATCGGCACGAGCCCCCTGTACGCGCTGCGCGAGTGCTTCACGGGGACCCACGGTATCCCCCCCACCCACGCGCATGTGCTGGGCGTGCTGTCGCTCATCTTCTGGGCGCTCTTCGTCATCATCTCGGTGAAGTACCTGCTGTTCGTCATGCGCGCGGACAATCGCGGCGAGGGTGGCATCCTGGCGCTCATGGCGCTGGTGATGCACCGGCCCCAGGGCATGAAGGAGCCTCGCCCGGGCCGGCCGCTGCTGTGGATGCTGGGCCTGTTCGGCGCGGCGCTGCTGTACGGGGATGGGCTCATCACTCCGGCCGTGTCCGTGCTGGGCGCGGTGGAGGGCCTCACGGTGGCCGCCCCGTTCTTCGAGCCCTTCATCCTCCCCATCGCGCTGATCATCATCGTGGCGCTCTTCCTGGTGCAGCGGCATGGCACCGGCGGCATCGGCATCGTGTTCGGGCCCGTCATGTGCCTGTGGTTCGTGGTGATTGCCGTGCTCGGGGTGAAGGAGTTGGTGATCAACCCGTCCGTGCTGTGGGCATTGTCTCCGCTGCACGGCGTCCGCTTCCTGAGCGAGAACGGGCTCCAGGGGTACCTGGTGCTGGGCGCCGTCTTCCTGGTGGTGACGGGCGGCGAGGCGCTCTACGCGGACATGGGCCATTTCGGCCGCCGGCCCATCCGGCTGGCGTGGTTCGCGCTCGTGCTGCCGGCGCTGATGCTCAACTACCTGGGGCAGGGGGCGCTGCTGCTGAGGGATCCGGAGGCGGCGCGCAATCCCTTCTTCCTGCTGGCCCCCAAATGGGGGCTCTACCCGCTGGTGGCGCTGGCCACGGTGGCCGCGGTCATTGCCTCCCAGGCGCTCATCTCCGGCGCCTTCTCGCTCACGCGGCAGGCGATGCTGTTGGGCTACTGCCCGCGCATGGAGGTGGTGCACACCTCGGCCGAGGAGAAGGGGCAGATCTTCCTGCCCGGGCTCAACTGGGCGCTGATGGTGGGCGTGGTGGTGTTGGTGCTGGGCTTCCGCTCCGCCAACGCGCTGGCGGGGGCCTACGGCATCGCGGTGACGGGGACCATGGGCATCACCACGATGCTCACCTATGTGGTGGCGCGGGAGCGCTGGGGCGTGCGGCGGGCGCTGGCCCTGCCCATGGCAGGGGTGTTCTTCGTGGTGGACCTGGCCTTCTTCGGCGCCAACGCGGTGAAGGTCGCCGAGGGCGGGTGGTTCCCCTTGGTGCTCGCGGTGAGCATCTTCACGCTGATGACGACGTGGAAGCGCGGGCGCGAGATTCTGGGGGCCAAGATGCGCGCGGCCAGCATGGACCTGAAGGACCTGCTGGAGAGCCTCCAGGGCGCGCACCCGCCGCTGCGCGTGCCGGGCACGGCGGTGTTCATGACGAGCCACCCGGAGGGCACGCCGTCCGCGCTCTTGCACAACCTGAAGCACAACAAAGTGCTGCACGAGCAGGTGGTGCTGTTGACCATCCTCTTCGAGGATGTGCCGCACGTGCCTCCGGAGGAGCGGGTGGAGGTGGAGAAGCTGGAGCAGGGCTTCATTCGAGTCATCGCCCGCTACGGCTTCATGGACAGCCCGAACGTTCCGGACATTCTCAAGCGGGGCCGGGAGCAGGGCCTGCAGTTCCAGTTGATGAGCACCTCGTTCTTCCTCGGGAGGGAGACCCTGATTCCCACGAAGCAGCCGGGGATGGCGCGGTGGCGCGAGCACCTGTTCGCGTGGATGAGCCGCAACGCGCGCACGGCCACGGCGTTCTTCCGGATTCCGCCCAACCGCGTGGTGGAGCTGGGCGCGCAGGTGGAGCTGTAG
- the hrcA gene encoding heat-inducible transcriptional repressor HrcA: MSEELGEREKEVLRAVVQEYITTGGPVGSQHLSRKAEFDVSSATLRNVLADLEELGFLEKPHTSAGRVPTDRGYRFYVDTMVRLKDPAPKDRELIHAGLVQESNLGDILHEASRILHSLTRHASVVLTPRPEAAVFYRVEFVRLREDRVLAVLVGPNGQVQNKVITVDFPITSDELLKASNYLSELLREVPLEEARERIRQEMDQEQALYNALTAKALKLGAAATDLQTSESGRVRIEGTGSFLEQPEFADVERMRALFRTLDEKHKLLLLLDRVQRAREMQIFIGAESEFSAPGELTVIASPYGSREAVLGTVGVIGPTRMNYQRIIPLVNFTAQVLSRVLEQS; this comes from the coding sequence TGGCAGCCAGCACTTGAGCCGCAAGGCCGAGTTCGATGTCTCCTCGGCCACGCTGCGCAACGTGCTGGCGGACCTGGAGGAGCTCGGCTTCCTGGAGAAGCCCCACACCTCCGCGGGCCGCGTCCCCACGGACCGGGGCTACCGGTTCTACGTGGACACGATGGTGCGCCTGAAGGATCCGGCACCCAAGGATCGTGAGCTCATTCACGCGGGGCTCGTCCAGGAGAGCAACCTCGGGGACATCCTCCACGAGGCCAGCCGGATTCTGCACTCGCTCACCCGGCATGCCAGCGTGGTGCTCACGCCGCGCCCGGAGGCCGCGGTGTTCTACCGCGTGGAGTTCGTCCGGCTGCGAGAGGACCGGGTGCTGGCGGTGCTGGTGGGGCCCAATGGCCAGGTGCAGAACAAGGTCATCACGGTGGACTTCCCCATCACCTCGGACGAGCTGCTCAAGGCGTCCAACTACCTCTCGGAGCTGCTGCGCGAGGTGCCGCTGGAGGAGGCCCGCGAGCGCATCCGCCAGGAGATGGACCAGGAGCAGGCGCTCTACAACGCGCTGACGGCCAAGGCGCTCAAGCTGGGCGCGGCCGCCACGGATCTGCAGACGTCCGAGTCCGGGCGCGTGCGGATTGAAGGCACGGGCTCGTTCCTGGAGCAGCCCGAGTTCGCGGACGTGGAGCGCATGCGCGCGCTGTTCCGGACGCTGGACGAGAAGCACAAGCTGCTGTTGCTGCTGGACCGGGTGCAGCGCGCCCGGGAGATGCAGATCTTCATCGGCGCCGAGAGCGAGTTCTCCGCGCCGGGCGAGCTGACCGTGATTGCCAGCCCGTACGGCAGCCGCGAGGCGGTGCTCGGCACGGTGGGCGTCATCGGCCCCACGCGCATGAACTACCAGCGCATCATTCCCCTGGTGAACTTCACCGCCCAGGTGCTCTCGCGGGTGCTGGAGCAGAGCTGA